Genomic segment of Sediminispirochaeta bajacaliforniensis DSM 16054:
GTAAACTGTTGATAAGCTCATCGTCAAATACCTGATAGGGTCCTGATCCATGCAACCGCTCATACACCGTATTCACCTGGATTATCGACCTCAGTACCAGTTGTTTTACCTCTAACGCCTCTGCCATTTTTCTATCCCTTTTTTCTCATCCTTCTTTCATATATTCCAGAAATCTCAACACCTTCTCTTCATAAGCCTTTCTCGGCAGTACCATCTTCTTCTCACGCAGCTCTTCTTCCAGTCCTGCCATAATCAGGTCTTTTCCCTGTTCATACTCTTCCAGGCTCAACTCCAGCGTCTCCCCTGTACTCATGTGATACTTCAGCATTGCCCGTTCATTCCGCCCACGAAAATCACTGAAGCTCACATCTCCCTTCCCGGCCTCACTGCTCACACCGCTCGTTTCTGCAGCCTCCGCCGCTGCCTGCCCCTCTTCAGCACCTCCAACTCGCGGATCAGCCTCATCATGCAGCAACGCTGCCGAGATATTATGCATCCTCAGGTTCCCCAGCAGTTCCTCTACTACCTCCGCCTCATACTCGGCCAGGGCCACATCCTCCAGATAGACCATTCGATCTTTCTTCTGGTTCTGCAACACGTGCTGTAGCTCATGCCCTAATAAGGCTATCCCCTGTTCCGTATCCGGCGCATACAACCCTCCGGCAAAATAGATATCGTTGCCTATGGTTACCGCCTCTGCCCTCGCATTTCTGGTCAATTCATTGGCATAATGGCCCGTGTGGATCTTCACCTTCGAGAAATCAGCCCCAAATGCCCGTTCAAACTGTTCCTTTAACGTCGCATCCAGGCCGAGAGCATTATCATATCCTTCATATTCAGCAGCATATTCATTTAACAAGGGCAACGGTCTCGATCGATCAACCGGTATGACCGTCTTCGGACGGAGTCCGGATTCCACTCTCTCCAGAAACCGCTGGTATGATGCTATTGCCCGATTGATAACATTTCGATACTTTTCTGTTTCTCCCATCGCCTCATACCATCCTTTTTCTAACGGTCATACTCACTTTTCATCTCGCGTATGACATCTTCCGTGAACTTCTCCACCACATTCCGGGAACCCTTTCCCCCGCTTCCGGCTCCGCTCATCTCATGGCCGGCACTCCTCGCCAGCATCTGCTCACCTGTCGGCAGACCTCTTCCGCTTTCTTCCAGCATCCTCTTGTCTGCCTCATAGTTCGCATTTACCCTCGCTCGCCTCGCCTCTTCTCCACTCAAAGCAGGCTGACTCTCTTCTCCCGTCCCCGAATAAAACTTCGGGCTATCACTCTGCCGGTTGCCTGTCGCCTGCGCTCCCTGGCCCGAGGCAGTACTCCCGCCTCCTGCGTTCATCACGCCCTGGCCCAGGGCAGTAATGTTATTCCCCCCAGCTGCGGCACCTGGAGCAAAAGATCCCGGCCCTCCGGCTCCCGATGCAGGAGACAGATAGTGCGAGGCCGGTGCATACCCATAGCCAAACGCCTCTTCCCCTATCCCTTCCGGCACTCGCAGCACCGTAGCACCCTTGCCCTTCGAGCCGGCCTTTCTACTCATGCCGGCCCCGGGGGAAACAGCACCTGCACTCCGCCCGGGAGCTCCGGCTCCATGGCTCCACTGTACCCGTTCAAGGGCCGTAAGACTTTCGCCGCTTCTCCTTCTTCCTGCAGCACTCCGTATCACCTGCTGTCTCACCGATGCTACCTCACGGCTTGAGGCCGGTATCCCTATCTCCCACGACCCGATACCGCCGCCTGCCTTTGCGCTTTCAAGCAGCACCTTCTTTAACCTTTCAGCCTCAGCCTTTCCTATCCCAAGCCGTTTCAAGGCAAGGCCGGCTTCCCCGTGGCTGTAGAGGGCAGCTCCTTTATAACCGAATGGGGGATAACCGGTAGCAGAAGCAGAAAACACTTCTCCTCCGGCCCCCTGTTCCACACCTGCCGTCACAAACGGCAGCATGGCCGCAGCCTCTCTTTCCCCGCTTCCGGCAGAAGAGGCAGAAGAAACCACGGTTTTGCTCTCTCCAATGGCCTGCCTTCCACCAGCAGCTCCGCTCTTCACCCCTCCGGCTTGCTTCACCGCCTCTCCCAGCGCCTTCTCAAAGGCTACGATCCTGGACCTCGCCTTTGCCGAACTCGATCCCTCCGCGCTTGCAGCACTTCCGGATGCACCAGGAGATTTCCCGCTACGGTATACCCCAAGCGCAGATTTCACACTGCTGCTAAAACTCCCGGCCATCCCATGCGGTATCCTCACCCCTCCAAGCATCTTCGAAAGCGAGACGCTTACCTCATCTTCTGCCCCCGCCTCTCCGGGGTCAAAGGCAACCAGGGAAAGGGCAAGCTCTCCCGCATCACTTCCACCGCCCACTTCAAAGCTGCTCTTCTCTCCGCCGAACACCGGCTCCGATGCCGGACCGGCAGTCCGTGTATCAGGCAGCACACCAAGGCCTTCAAGATCCTCTATCCTTGTTACCTGTTCATGCACATTGGAGGCAACCGCAGCGGCAAACACCTCCTGCTCATCCCTCTGGAAGGAAACCACCTTGTGGGCATACCTGCCTCCAAGTGGCTTGCCGTTCACCACGGCCTCCACCGCCACGGGAACCTCGGAAGGCCTCATGCCCGTACTCATCGCTATATCAGGAAACCAGGCAAAGGCCTTCCGGATCTGGCCGCTCAGCTGTTTCTGCTGGAAAACCGGCACCTCAAGCCCTGCCACCGCCTCCTCTACCTCCCTCACACTATCTTTCGGCACCAGGTAGACAAGTTCATTCCCTGTCCACGCTTTCAGCTCTTCCTCCTTAAACAGGTTATACTCCCGGACGACCGGCGATTCGGAACTGAAGTGATCCTCCTGTCCTTCAGAAGATGCAGCAGCTGCCTCAGCCGCCCCGTCTGCCTCATCGTCCACGCCGGGCACTGCAGCACCATTATCTTCAAGGCTTACGAAAGAACCAGACGGCAAAGCAGCAGTAGCTTTTTCTGTGCCAGTCTTCGCTTTGGCAGCCTCGCTTCCTGCAGCTTCGCCGATAGGGGTTCCTTCCGTTTCCAGACCTCCATCACCACTTTCGGTTGCCTTGTTCTCTCCTGCCCTTTCTCCATCCGGCACAATGCCACTACCGGACGAAGCCATCGCTGCCGATCCTGTCGCAACACTTCCGGAGACCCAAGGATCACCTTCGGCAGCAGGCACAACCGCTGAGGATGCATGCTCACGGACAGGCTCTTCACCCTTTATAGCCTTCTCCCCCCCGCCGGCCGATAAGGAAAAAGCCGGTCCGCTTTCTCCCGCCGGCGAACTCGATGCCTCCTTATCCCTGGCAACAGCGCCCAGAGGCCCTCTATCCCGCCGTTCAAACAGCCCCGCAAGCACATCTTCTGCAATGAATATCCTCGCTTCCTCGTCCCCTACACCCGCAGCAACGTCACCACGCTTCAAAAACTCATCAAACCGCTCGCTTCGAACAAGCTTCCTCTCTCCGGCATTTACACTGCCGTGCATCACATACCCGGCAACACGCTCAACAAGCACCAGCGCAGAGCCTTCCGCTCCAGCCTCTCCGCTCTCAGCCTCGAATGAAGCAAACGAAGAACCCTCCACGCTTGTAAGCTCCCTGCGCCCGGCCAGCAGGTTTAGCACCCCACGACTCACCTGCTGCCTCTGCTCATCATCAAGATCAAGTCCATTCAGGTACCCGGCAATCTCAAAGCGCTCCCCCTCACTAAGGTCAAGGACACGGTGGCCTAAAACCTCCTCGTTCACACGCTCTCCGGCAAACAGGCTCAATGGCTCTCTCACCTCATCCTTCTCCCCCCTCACCAGTTCCCGATACCCCCTGCCGCTTAACGACCGCCGATACGCCGCCACCGCACTGGCCGCAAGAACCTCCGATGCTCCTGCCTCTGCACGGAGCTTCTCTTGCTTCTTTATCTTCTCCTTCACCTCTTTCGAGGCCGGTGTGTACACTCCTGTTCCCTTATCGATATAATCCGGCAGCAGCTTCTGGTACGTCCCAAGGCTCTTCTTCTTCCCCTCACGCGTAACTACTCCTGCCAGATGCCTGACCCCGCGCCTTTCAAGCTCCGCCCTCACCGCCTCTGCCGTGCCTTTCGCATCTATCTCCGTGGCTCCGTACAAGTCTCCACGCACATCGTAGTAGCGCTTCACATGCTCTTCGCTTAATAACCCTTCTTCGTCAAACAGGTACGCCTCGTCATCCTCCAGCATCACCAATCTGATCCGCTCTTCAACCGGGCCCTCTTCGCTTCCGGCTATGGCAGGATTCTCCTCTTCTCCATACCGCTCCCATACCCCGTCGCCATTAAAGCCCGCAGACCACCCCCTGCGCTCAACACGGTAGTTCGGGTCATAGCTCCCCTGATAGTCAAATCCGCTCTCATACCCTATGCGGTCAAAACGCAGCGCACCCTTCTCTTCATCCCAACGGCTGCTTACGCTCCCGTCCGCATACAGGTAACTTTTCACCACATTCCCTTCACGATGAAGATCCTTCGACCCTCCTCGCTCTCTTCTCACCTCCGCAGGCAGTAGATCGCTGAAATCCTGGCCCAGCTCCTCCATGTTCTTCTCCGTCACCACCGTCATCCTGCTCGTGGTCGGATAGTACATCCACTGCGTCTGCTCGTACGCCGCATACCCCACAATATCTTTCAAAAGGCGCTCTCGCCTCTCCTCATCTACCATGCCTCTTTCATCAAACAGCTCAACGTCCGGATTGAAATACCTCCTCTCCGGTTCACGCAAGCCCACTTCTACCAAAATCCCCTCAAGCTCTTCTCGCCCTTCATTCCTTAAGCACTCCGATTCCTCTTTGCCCATCTCTCCGGCCATCGCCGCCTCAAGCTTTCCTATCGCCGTTTCGCTTCGATGCAGGAGCTGGGGGTAGTAACCGGGCCCGAACCGTCTCGCATCTCTTCCGCTCTCTTTGCCTTCCATCATTTCTTTACTCCCCCTTCTTTCTTACATCCGCCCTGCTTCAAGGCGCTCTTCTCGACTTTTCAGCAGCGCCTCGCCTCGTCTCCGGCTCGCTGCATTTACCTCTTCGTTGATTCGTCCTATCTCTCTCAGCCACCTCTGTCGCTCACGGTGGCTCATCTCAAGCACCTCTTTCCGGCCCCACCCAAAGTGATAGGCTATGTACGCCGCCTCCCGGTATATCTGTGCCGAAAGGCGGCTTACACTTCCCCCGGGAGATGCAACTCCCACAGAAACTCTTCTCCGCAGCTGCAGCTCACCGGCACCCTCTGCAGCACCCCGTGATTCAGCTCGTTGAAAAAATCCACCAAAAACGTGAAGTCCGCAGGACTCAGCCTGCCGATCGTTCGCGTCGTGATCGACTTCTCCGTCCCGATCTTCTCCACTACACGGCTCAAAAGGCTCACATACAGCGCTCCGCTGTTCTCTTTCACCCGGGAATCCCGCTGCACCGCGATAAAATCCTTCACCTTCGCCGGCCTCATCTCTCCGCTTATCTTTGTTCCAAGCTCCGCACTGAATCCCCGTCCGTCCGGCAGCGTAAACTTCCTACTCTTCATCTTCTCTCTCCCACGCCGGGGTTACTCCCCGCTCGGCCAGCCAGCTGCGGGCATACCTGTTCATCGTCCTCACCGTCCGCCGGTCAAGCGCCTCGAAGGCAAAGACTTCAAACAGCTCTTTTTTCAACTTTCCTCCGAGATCCCTGTCCCCGTCCGGCAGGTTCAGCACAACCTCGCCCGTTTTCTCATCCAGTATCACCGGTCCCTTCATGGCTATTCATCCAGCTCCAGTCGCCTGAAGCGTTCCGGCTGCTGACCACCTTCACCGCCTCCCGCAGGCGGTGCAGATCCTCCTCCCTGCTTTCCACCGCTGCCCCCGGCAGCAGGCGCGGAAGGAGCAGAAGGAGTCGGTCGTGCCGCCTCCCCGCCGATACGCCGTTCGGCCATGACTATCCGCCGGTCGCCGTCGCGGAACAGCAGCTTGCCGCCTTCCAGCAGAAGCCGGCCAAGTTCGGGAAAACGGTAGGTACGTTTCAGATAGGCAACCAGCTCGAAAATATCCGTAAAGCGCTCATGTTCCATGGCACGCTGATCCACGCTTGCCGCCGTGTTTTCGCCACCTCTGGCCAGTGCCATGGCAAGGGCATCCTTCGCTACTGCCTCTGGAAGCCGTTCCACGGCCCCCCGTATCTCTTTTTCCCTTTCGCTCATGCTGCTCCTCCCGTCGATGCAATAAAAACCGCAGCCTCTTCCCGTGCCGTCAGCTCCTTCATGCTGCACTCCCCCCGCCTCAGCCAGAGGGGAAGCCCGCTGCAGCCGATGAAGGAAGCCTCACCTATCTCCGTATCTTCCCAGTCGGGGATCCGGAATCGGCTGTCGATAAAGACCGTTCCCGTCAAATCAACCCCCGTGAGGGCAAAACCTTCCATGGTGCAGCCGATAAAAAGACAGTTGTGAAAGCTCGATTCCTGAAAGCCGGTGATGCCGCCGGTATCGTCGAAACGGAAATGGCAATCGTAAAACACCGACTCCCGAACCTCGCTCAAGGCGGCCTCGACATTCATGAAAAGTGTGCCCGAGAAAACCGCCGAGGAAAACAACAGTCGCTGCATATACGATCCCCTGAAACTACCGCCTTCCATTCGACTTCCCCTGAAACTGCTCCTCATGAGTACGCATGAGCTAAAGCTCGTCTCCTCGAGCAGGGCTCCGTCAAAACGCACATCCTTCAGATTCGATTCTTCAACAACACTCTCGTGTATCCTTGCACCGCCGAAATCCGCCCGGTCAAGAATACTCCTGCGCACCGAAAGTCCGGTGAACGCTCGTCCGGCAAAATTCCAGCCGGTGAGATCCATACCGTTCAGCTGAACATCATCCAGAGGTTTTCCCGAGGCAAGATGTTCGGTAAAAAGGGGCCCGGCATGGGCTGAATAGACAGGCATGGCTAGCTCTTATCCCCTTTTTCCTCAAAAAGCCGGAAGGGATCAAAGTGATGTTCCTTTCCGCATCGGGGACAGCGTACCGCCCCGCGGCTCTCCGACCGGTCCATCTCGCTGCACAGCAATTGAAGATAGATAAAATCCGCCTCGTAGAGCTCCTCGATATGCTCCGGGGTCACCGGGCTGACCTCTCCGATACTCGTTACCACACGACTCAAAAGCAGGATGTCGCGAAGGCGACCGTTGAACTGGATGTCTGAGGACTCCTGGGTCTCAATCTCGTCAAGAGCCGTTGCCGGCCGCATGGTTCCGCTGCGAAAGACCTTGTTCCCGACCTCAAGGCCGTAGGGAAGGGTAAACTCCCGCTCCCCGTTCATGACCCTTTCCCCTCGTCGGTATGGATCTCAACAGATGTCTCTTCCTCCTGTCGGTAATAGTCACCGGTCAGCTCCCGCCTGGTCACCACCCCAAGGGCATCTTCCAGCTCCTCGGTCAACTTGGTACATCCAGCCCCTGCCACACCGGTAACGTGCAGTGACACTTCCCCATTTTCCCCTATGGTGATCTCAAGCTCTTCCTTCTTTGCCATGTCTTCTCTCCTTTTCTATACCATCTCTATCTGCCTGGTCTTCTCTGTCTCTTCTTCTCCCGATCCGGAGGTTGCTCTCCTTGCCCGCAGCTTCGCCCATTCACGAATGGTGTTGATCTCCTCCTGCATAGTCTGGGAGAGGGGGATCATGCTCGAGGCGGCTTGTTCGAGGGTATCCTGGGTGATATCACTCCCCCGGTCAAAGGCGTCGTAGAGCGAACTGATCACAATCTCCTCGATCTCGGAACCGGAATAGCCTCGGGTACGTTCGGCAAGTCTCAGCAGGTTGAAATCCCCGGGTGTCCTTTTACGCTTCGCCAAATGGATGGAGAAGATCTCCTCCCGCTCCTCTTTGTTCGGAAGGTCGATGTAAAAAATCTCGTCGAAACGCCCTTTACGAAGCAGTTCGGGCGGGAGCTGCGAGATATTGTTTGAGGTTGCGACGACGAATACCGCGCTGGTCTTCTCCTGCAGCCAGGTAAGGAAGGTCCCGAAGACTCTGGCGGAGGTTCCCCCGTCGGTCATCCCCGAAGAGCCCATACCGGAAAAGCCCTTCTCAAGCTCATCCAGCCA
This window contains:
- a CDS encoding eCIS core domain-containing protein, translated to MGETEKYRNVINRAIASYQRFLERVESGLRPKTVIPVDRSRPLPLLNEYAAEYEGYDNALGLDATLKEQFERAFGADFSKVKIHTGHYANELTRNARAEAVTIGNDIYFAGGLYAPDTEQGIALLGHELQHVLQNQKKDRMVYLEDVALAEYEAEVVEELLGNLRMHNISAALLHDEADPRVGGAEEGQAAAEAAETSGVSSEAGKGDVSFSDFRGRNERAMLKYHMSTGETLELSLEEYEQGKDLIMAGLEEELREKKMVLPRKAYEEKVLRFLEYMKEG
- a CDS encoding DUF6760 family protein, encoding MGVASPGGSVSRLSAQIYREAAYIAYHFGWGRKEVLEMSHRERQRWLREIGRINEEVNAASRRRGEALLKSREERLEAGRM
- a CDS encoding pentapeptide repeat-containing protein, which translates into the protein MPVYSAHAGPLFTEHLASGKPLDDVQLNGMDLTGWNFAGRAFTGLSVRRSILDRADFGGARIHESVVEESNLKDVRFDGALLEETSFSSCVLMRSSFRGSRMEGGSFRGSYMQRLLFSSAVFSGTLFMNVEAALSEVRESVFYDCHFRFDDTGGITGFQESSFHNCLFIGCTMEGFALTGVDLTGTVFIDSRFRIPDWEDTEIGEASFIGCSGLPLWLRRGECSMKELTAREEAAVFIASTGGAA
- a CDS encoding DUF2997 domain-containing protein; translation: MAKKEELEITIGENGEVSLHVTGVAGAGCTKLTEELEDALGVVTRRELTGDYYRQEEETSVEIHTDEGKGS